The genomic window AAATTATTAATAAATATTTATATTAATAAATATATTTTATATTTTTTATAATTTAAATATAAAAATTATTTTAATTATTATATTTAAATTAATTTTAATAATTTAAATATAATTTTTAAGATTATAATAAAATTTAATATTTATAATAATATAAAAAATGCAGATATAGATATTACTGCAGTTAAGCTATCAATACGATCTAATATTCCACCATGACCAGGTATTATATTACTACTATTTTTAATTCCTGATTCACGTTTAAACATACTTTCAGATAAATCTCCAATTATTGAAAAATATATAATTAATATATGTGTTATAAAATTAATTGATATTTTATTAACAAATAAATACTTATTAAAAAGTAATATTATAATTATTGAAGTTATTAATCCACCAATTAATCCTTCCCAAGTTTTATTTGGTGAAACTTTTGGTATTAATAAATATTTACCAAACAATTTACCAAAAATATAAGAACCTGAGTCTATACTCCATACAATTAACATTATATAAATTAAATACCAAGAACCAATTAAATGATTTTCTTGATAATTAAATAAACGTAATAATAACATACTAGAAAAAAAAGGAATAATAGTTAATAAACCAAAAAAAATACGTAAAAAATATGAATTTTTCCAAAATTTTACTGAATAAGGATAAAATAATATTAAAAATATTACATTAATCCACCATATTAATGATAAATATATACATCCTTTTATTAAAAATAAATTAAAAGATTTTTTATAAAAAAAAACATTAAATGTAATAAATATTAAAACACTAATAAATAAAATTATTAAACATGTTCGTTGTAAATAAGAAGTAAAATTAAGAAATTGACACCATTCCCAAAAAGCTAATGTACATATTATCAATGTAATTAAAGAAAAAATTATAGGTGGAAATAAAAATAAAATAATAATTACTAAAGGAATTAAAATTATAGTAGTTATAAAACGATATTTTAACAAATGTTTCTCCTAGGAGCAAGAGATGTTGATATAATTGAAGTTGTACCTCCAAAACGACGTTCTCGTTTTTTAAAAACTTTTAATGCATCTTCAAAAACATGTTTATCAAAATCTGGCCAAAGTATATCAGTAAAATAAAATTCAGAATAAGCAATTTGCCATAATAAAAAATTACTAATTCTATGTTCACCACCTGTTCTAATTACTAGATCTACTGGCACTAAATCATTCATACAAATAAATTTATTTAATAAATTTTCATTAATTTGATTTGGATGTAAAATTCCAGATTGAACTTGTTTAGCGATTTTTTGTACTCCTTGAGTAATATCCCAACGACCACCATAATTAGCAGCAATATTTAATATTAATCCATTATTATTTCTTGTTAAGTGTTCAGAATAAATAATATAATTTTTTAAATTTTTATTAAAACGACTAATATCACCAATAATTCTTAATTGAATATTATTTTTATGTAAAATTTTTAATCCATTATTTAAAGAATGTAGAAATAATTCCATTAAAGAAGAAACCTCTGTAATAGAACGATTCCAATTTTCACTACTAAATGCATATAATGTAAGTACTTCTAATTTTTTATTTATAGCAAAATTAATTGCACGATGTATAGATTTAACTCCTGCTTTATGACCAAAAATATGTAATTTACCTTTACGTTTAGCCCAACGTCTATTTCCATCCATAATAATACCGACATGACGTGCTTTTAAATGACATATATTAACCTTAATTGGATATTTTGATATCATAATTAATATTTAATTTCCTTAAGAAATATTTTTTATAATTTATAAAAATTTATACATAAAAAAACTGTGTGACTAGCACACAGCTTTAAAATTATTTTTAAAAAAATATTTTTTATATTTAAATACATTTAATATAAATTATATTTATTTAAAAATAAAAATATTTATTAAATACATATAGAATTAACTATTTTATTTGCAATTTTTCGTGCTTTATGATCTATATCTAAAATTTCATTAATACAAGAAGGTTCTTTTAATGATAAATTTTCTAATATGTTTCGATTAACATTTTCTATATCAGTAAAACGAATTTTTTTATTTAAAAATGCTTCTACTGCAATTTCATTTGCAGCATTTAATATTATTATTGCTGATTGACCAATATTAAAAGCTTCTATTGCAAGATATAAACAAGGATATCTTTTATATTCTAATTCTTCAAAAGTTAATGAATTCATATGAAAAAAATTTATAGATTTAACGCCAGAAGATATTCTTTTAGGATAAGCTATTGCATAAGCAATAGAAATACGCATATCTGGTATACTTAATTGAGCTAACATACTACCATCAATATAATGTATCATTGAATGAATTATC from Serratia symbiotica includes these protein-coding regions:
- the cdsA gene encoding Phosphatidate cytidylyltransferase — translated: MLKYRFITTIILIPLVIIILFLFPPIIFSLITLIICTLAFWEWCQFLNFTSYLQRTCLIILFISVLIFITFNVFFYKKSFNLFLIKGCIYLSLIWWINVIFLILFYPYSVKFWKNSYFLRIFFGLLTIIPFFSSMLLLRLFNYQENHLIGSWYLIYIMLIVWSIDSGSYIFGKLFGKYLLIPKVSPNKTWEGLIGGLITSIIIILLFNKYLFVNKISINFITHILIIYFSIIGDLSESMFKRESGIKNSSNIIPGHGGILDRIDSLTAVISISAFFILL
- the ispU gene encoding Ditrans,polycis-undecaprenyl-diphosphate synthase ((2E,6E)-farnesyl-diphosphate specific) translates to MMISKYPIKVNICHLKARHVGIIMDGNRRWAKRKGKLHIFGHKAGVKSIHRAINFAINKKLEVLTLYAFSSENWNRSITEVSSLMELFLHSLNNGLKILHKNNIQLRIIGDISRFNKNLKNYIIYSEHLTRNNNGLILNIAANYGGRWDITQGVQKIAKQVQSGILHPNQINENLLNKFICMNDLVPVDLVIRTGGEHRISNFLLWQIAYSEFYFTDILWPDFDKHVFEDALKVFKKRERRFGGTTSIISTSLAPRRNIC